Proteins encoded in a region of the Candidatus Nitrospira nitrificans genome:
- the ispH gene encoding 4-hydroxy-3-methylbut-2-enyl diphosphate reductase produces MKIYLANPRGFCAGVDRAIDIVDLSLKKYGAPIYVRHEIVHSRHVVNSLRRKGAVFVEELNEVPEGSVVIFSAHGVAKSVWEEANHRRLHVIDATCPLVIKVHNEVNRDYTQGYELILIGHAGHPEVIGTLGQVPDKFHLVSSVEDVEKLQVDNTVNLSYVTQTTLSVDECRDIVGALHQRFPNIKGPHQEDICYATQNRQNAVKELSRLVDVILVIGSPNSSNSNRLRELGEQCGIPSYLIDSAADIDPAWLQGAKAVGIAAGASAPEILVTEVVAFLRASEPSDVEELTVIEEDVEFLLPKELVQIESSKKPVGSIAG; encoded by the coding sequence ATGAAGATATATCTCGCCAATCCCCGTGGGTTTTGCGCCGGTGTCGATCGGGCGATCGATATCGTGGATTTGTCGCTCAAGAAGTACGGCGCTCCGATTTATGTTCGTCACGAGATCGTCCATAGCCGACACGTCGTGAATTCGCTCCGACGAAAAGGCGCGGTCTTTGTGGAAGAGTTGAACGAAGTGCCTGAGGGGTCGGTCGTCATTTTCAGCGCGCATGGCGTGGCGAAGTCGGTGTGGGAAGAAGCGAATCATCGTCGTCTGCACGTGATCGATGCAACCTGCCCGCTCGTGATCAAGGTTCACAACGAAGTCAACCGCGATTATACCCAGGGGTATGAATTGATTTTGATCGGTCACGCCGGTCACCCGGAAGTGATCGGGACGCTGGGTCAGGTTCCCGACAAGTTTCATTTGGTGTCTTCGGTGGAAGACGTAGAAAAGCTGCAGGTGGACAACACCGTCAATCTGTCGTATGTCACACAGACGACGCTGAGTGTAGATGAATGTCGGGACATCGTCGGCGCATTGCATCAGCGATTTCCCAACATCAAGGGTCCACATCAGGAAGACATCTGCTACGCAACGCAAAACCGGCAGAATGCCGTCAAGGAATTGTCTCGTTTGGTGGACGTCATTCTGGTCATCGGGTCGCCGAACAGCTCCAATTCCAATCGTCTCCGCGAATTGGGGGAACAATGCGGCATTCCGTCGTATCTGATCGATTCAGCCGCCGACATTGATCCTGCGTGGCTGCAAGGGGCCAAGGCAGTCGGGATTGCGGCCGGCGCGTCAGCTCCGGAAATCCTGGTCACGGAGGTGGTTGCGTTCCTGAGAGCGTCGGAACCGTCCGATGTTGAAGAACTCACGGTGATCGAGGAAGACGTCGAATTCCTCTTGCCGAAGGAACTTGTCCAGATAGAATCCTCGAAAAAGCCGGTAGGTAGCATCGCTGGTTAG